The genomic window ACGTCGTCGCGGAGGAGCGCTCGGCGATGCGGGTTGGCTTGAGCGGGAGCGGGCATGCAATATATTGCACATCGCGGGAGCGAGAAGTCAAGTGTTCCGGGGCAACCGGGCGCACCGCGTCGAAGAGTGGGGCATTCGTCCTACTTGTCCCCCAGATGGCGGATTGTCCGCCCACTGAAAGCAGGCCACGATGGTCGGCGGGGGTGAGTGCGTGGTGCAACGGGGTGATGAACCGGTGACGGTCAGACCGCATCCTCGCGTGCTCTGGAGCGCCGTCCTGAGCGCCGCCATCGTCGTCCTCCCCGTCTGGGGCGTCTCGCTCTGGCTCGTCGGCCCGGCCCCGAGCGTCGAACGCACGTGGGTCATCACGCTCGGCATCATCGGCATGATCGTGCTGCTCGGCGTCGCCGTCCTGTCCCGTCGCCAACGCATCGTCGTGCGGCACGACGGGTTCGTCGAGCAGCCCATCGTCGGGCGGCAGCGGTTCGTTCCACGGAAGGCGATCGGCCGCAGCCTGCTCTTCGAATTCCGTGGTCGAGGTCTGCATGCGAGCTCGCAGTTCTTCGTCTGCGACGCCGAGAACCGCCCGCTCCTCCGCATGCGCAGCAACCGATGGAGCACGGACAGCATCGCGGCCGTCGTCGCCGCCTACGACGGCCCGGTGGAGCGACCTCGCCAGCCGGTCTCGCTCGACGATCTCCGCGAGGACCACCCCGACCTCCTCACCCCGCTCGAGCGCCTGCGCTGGGCGCGCGCCGAACTGCTCTAGCCGAACTGCTGTCGCTGAGTCGGCCTGGCCCGGCTACCGCGACGGAGCGCGAGGGCGTCGTCGCACCACCCGGCATCCGGCTCGGGCGGGATGCAGCTCGAGTCAGAGCGTCTTCGCGTACCAGTGGGCCCCGGGACCGCCCTCGACCCGGGTGAATCCCGTCCGCTGGTAGAACTGCTGCGCACCGGTGTTCGAGACGCCGACGCCGAGGTGCACGCCCGGGACGCCGCGCTCCGCGAGGAGCTCGCAGAACGCGTCGATGAGCCGTCTGCCGACACCCATCCCCTGCGTCTCCGGCAGCAGGTCGATGTGCAGGTGGGCCGGATACTGCGCGAGGAGCTCCGGGGCCAGGCCGCCGCGATCGGTCGCGGATCGGACGATGCCGCGTTCCCCCTCCGAGGCGGCACCGGAGGCCGCGGCCGCCGCGTACTTCCCCTCGACGGTCGGCCACCAGCGCTCGATGAACCAGCGGTCGAAGGCGGTCGTGTCCGCGGTGCCCAGGATGTACCCGATCGGACCCGAGCCGGCGTCGACGAGCAGCGCCAACTCGGGCTCGTGCTCGACGTAGGGCAAGGCGTAGATGTCGGGCAGGAGGTCGTCCGTGCTGAACTGCCCGGTCGCGTCCGCCCCTGAGTCGCCCGTTCGGGTGCAGATCGCCGCCACGGCGGCGCGGTCGGACGGTCGGTACGCGCGGATCTCGGTCACCGCGCCAGCCTAACCGGCGTTCCCCGGTGCCGGAGCCCCATCCTCGCCGTTCCTGAGCCCCACCTTCCCGGTCCCTGAGGCCCACCCTCCCCGACCCCTGAGGCACACCCTCCCCGGTCCCTGAGCCTGTCGAAGGGCGACGTTCCTTCGTGTGCCCTTCGACAAGCTCAGGGACCGATCGAGGCGGCGATCGACGCGGCGATCGAGGCGCGACCCAGCGACCACCCCAGGGACCGCCCGAGGCGCGACCCAGGCACCGGGTCCGATCGGGTTGCCTAGGCTGAGTCCCGTGACATGGCGACCAGGAGGCATCGAAGCGGCCGTCGAGCAGTGGCGGCTCGTGCCCGACGGCGAGCTCATCGTGACGCCGTCGAGCCGCTTGCTCCCCGTGACGCACCACGGACGACCGGCGATGCTCAAGGTTCCCCTCGTCGAGGAAGAAGCACTCGGCGGTCAGCTGCTCGCGGCATGGGGCGGTGGCGGGTGTGCAGCGGTGTTCGCGGGCGATGACCACGCGATCGTCCTGGAACGCGCGACCGGCGGCCGAGATCTCGCCTCGCTGACCCGCGCAGGCGACGACCTCGGAGCCGTCGCGATCCTGTGCTCCGTGCTCGACACCCTGCACACGGCGATCCCCACACCGGCGCAGATCGATGCCGGTGGCGTCATCGCCGAGCTCCCGACGCTCCGCCGGTGGTTCCGCGAGCTGCTCGCCGACGACGCGTCCACCCTCGGCACCCTCCTCGGCGATCCGGCGAGCGCCGCGTTCCTCGAGCGTGGGCGGGAGCTCGCCGGTCGACTGCTCGACACCACGACGCCTGCCGACGTCGTCGTGCTCCACGGCGACCTCCACCACATGAACGTGCTCGAGTTCGCACCCGGCGACTGGCGGGCGATCGACCCCAAGGGCATCGTGGGCCACCGCGCCTTCGACGCCACCGCGCTGTTCAGCAACCCCGATCCAGCGACGGCGCGGAACCCACGGCTGTTCGCCGAGCGGGTGGACGTCGTGCGTCGATCGCTCGGCCTGCCGCGAACCGTCCTCCTCGAGTGGGTGGTCGCGCGCTCCGCACTGTCCGCCGTGTGGTCGCTGCAGGACGGGCTGCTCGACGACGCCCGCGCCACCATCGAGATCGGTCGCCTCGCCGAGGACGGCCTCCGGTAGGCCCTTCGACAAGCTCAGGGACCGGAAATCCGCTCCGGGGATCGGAAGGCCGCTCCGAGACGAGAGGTAGTCGCTCGCGGGACCGGAAAACCGCTCGGGAACTGGGTCACCGCTCGGAGACCAGGACACCGCTCGCAGGACCAGGACACCACTCCGGGACCGGGACACCGCTCCCGGGGCGAGACACCGCTCCGGACCGGGACACCGCTCAGAGACCTGGGCGTCGATGAACAGACGGAGCCGCAGCTCAGCGGCGGCGACGCGTCCCGAAGATGCCCTCGACGACCCCGGTGAGGATCGACCGCGTCGCCTTCGACCCGAGGATCTCCTCGAGCGGACTCTTCGACGACGTCGACGACGACCTCGTCGACGTCCGGCGGGTCGTGCCGGCGGTCTTCCGGAGCAACCGTTCGTACTCGGCGTCGGCCTTCTTCTGCGCCGCAGCCTGGGCCTTGTCGGCAGCGGCCTGCTGCTTCGCGAGTTCCGCCGCGATGCGCTGCCGCTCGAGTTCGGCCTCGGCGGCGAGCGCGGCCTGGTTGGCCTCCTCGAGCTTCGCGGTCAGGATCTCCCTCGCCGACTCACGGTCGACGGGCGTCCCGTACCGCGCGAGCAGCGGTGACGCCGCGATCGCCGCGTCGATCGCCGTGTCGGCACTGGGCGACATGAGTCCCTGCGGCGCCCGCAGTCTCGTCCACGCGACCGGCGACGGCGCCCCCTTCTCGTTCATCACGGTGACGACCGCCTCACCCGTACCGAGCGAGGTGAGGACCTCGCCGAGCTCGTAGCCGGAGGTCGGGTAGGTCGACACGGTCGCCTTGAGCGCCTTGGCGTCATCCGGGGTGAACGCACGGAGGGCGTGCTGCACGCGGGACCCGAGCTGCGCGAGCACCTCGCCCGGGACGTCCTTCGGCGTCTGGGTGACGAAGAAGATGCCGACACCCTTGGACCGGATGAGCCGGACCGTCTGCGTGATCTGCGCGAGGAAGTCCTTCGACGCGTCGCGGAACAGCAGGTGCGCCTCGTCGAAGAAGAACACGAGCTTCGGCTTCTCGGGGTCGCCAACCTCGGGGAGGGTGTTGAAGAGGTCGGCGAGCAACCACATGAGGAACGTCGAGTAGAGGGCCGGCTGATTCTGGACGCCCGGCACCTCGAGCAGACTGACGATGCCCTTGCCGGTCGGGTCGAGGCGGATGAAGTCGGCGGTGTCGATCTCGGGTTCGCCGAAGAAGACGTCGGCGCCCTGGTCGGCGAAGGTGATGAGCTCCCGCAGGATCACCCCGACGGTGGCGCCCGACAGCCCGCCGAGCTCCTGCAGTTCGCCCTTGCCCTCATCACTCGCGAGGTAGGTGAGGACCGCGCGCAGGTCGCTCAGGTCGAGGAGTGGCAGACCCGCCTGATCGGCGTAGTGGAAGACGAGACCGAGGCTGGACTCCTGCGTGGCGTTGAGACCGAGGACCTTGCTCAACAGCAGCGGGCCGAAAGCGGCGATGGTGGCGCGGACCGGGACGCCCTTGCCGACGCCGCCGAGCGCGAAGTACTCCGTCGGCGTGGCGGCCGGCGTCCAGTCCTGGCCGATGCCGCGGGTGCGGTCGAGGAGCTTCTCGTTCGACTCCCCCGGGGTCGCGATGCCCGAGAGGTCACCTTTGATGTCAGCGGCGAACACGGGGACGCCGGCGGCCGAGAGCTGCTCGACGAGGCCCTGGAGCGTGCGGGTCTTCCCGGTTCCGGTGGCGCCGGCGACGAGCCCGTGCCGGTTCATGACGCTGAGCGGGATGCGGACCTGCACCGCGGGCACCGGTTCCCCGTTGACCAGTGCTCCCATCTCGAGCGCCGGGCCGTGCACGACGTAGCCGTCGCGGATCTTCAGCACGTCGTCGAGGCCGAGCGGTCCCGGGCCGATGGTGTCGGCGCTGAGGTCATCGGTGCTGGGCGCGGTGCTGCTGGCGTCGCCATCGACCGCGTCGTCGGTCGGAACGTCCGCCCGGACATCGGCTGGGGCCTCGGCGGCCGCCGCGTCACTCGCGGAACCGGAGCCCGCCGCCACCGTGGCCCCGCCCGACGCGGTGATCCCGGCCCCGGCGAGCGCCGCTGCCGCCTCGGCCGCCTTCACTTTGGCTGCGGCGAGTGCCGCCTGCGCCTGGGCGGCTTCGAGCTCGGCCTGGGCTTGGGCGGCGGCAGCCTGGAGTGCGGCGATCTGCGGGTCTGATGCTGCATCACTGGGCGTCATGTGCCGAGCCTAGCGACGCGTCCCCCACCGGTCGAGGGGTCGCGCGGGGCTGGACGACTGCTCCGATCACCACTGTTCGCGGGTGCGCTCCTGGTCGACGACGGCGCGGAGGTCGGACAGTCGGCGCATCCCGGCCAGCGGTTGCGCCATACGGGTGTTGTGCCGGATGCGCGGTTCCACGCGGTCGAGGAAGGCCCAGTATCCGGCGGTGAAGGGGCAGGCGTCCTCGCCCAGCCGCACCTTGGGATCGAAGACGCACCCACCGCAGTAGTCGGACATCTTGTCGATGTACGCACCGCCTGAGGCGTAGGGCTTCGTCGCGACGATGCCGCCGTCCGCGTGCTGCGACATGCCGATGACGTTCGCGGGCATCACCCAGGGGGTGCCGTCGACGAACATGTCGATGAACCAGTCGTTGAGTGCGACCGGGTCGTACCCGTGCTGCATGGCCCAGTTGCCGAGCACCATGAGCCGCTGGATGTGATGCGCCCAACCGTGGCGACGCATCCCGTCGATCGTCTCGCGGAGGCAGTTGGACTGAATGGCGGCGGCGTCGAGTTCGCGGAACTGACGTGGGAGCGGCTCGTGTGCTCCGAGGGCGTTGTGACTCGTCCGGTACGGCTCGCCGAGGTGCCAGTAGAGATGCCAGACGTAGTCGCGCCAGCCGATGATCTGGCGGGTGAAGCCCTCGACGCTCGACAGCGGCGCGCGACCGGCGTGGTACTCGGCGACCACGGTCTCGACGGCGTCGCGCGGGTCGAGCAGGCCGAGGTTGAGCGGCGCGCTCAGCAGGGAGTGCGCCATCGTCCAGTCGCCGCCGAGCATGGCGTCCTCGAACGGGCCGAAGTCGCCGAGCCTGGTCTCGATGAAGTCCGCCAGCGCCGCCTCCGCCTCGGCCGCCGTGGCCGCGAAGCGCCGGGGCCCGTCGTCGCCGACCAGCTGCACCAGTCCGTCGCGCTGCCACCGGTCGAGGTCCTCCCGGACCTGCGCGTCGATGTCGTCCTCGTCAGGCCAGAGCGGCTCGGGCAGACCGAGCCGGGCGGCTCCCTTCGGCGGCGGGTTGCGGTTGTCGTGGTCGTAGTTCCAGCGGCCGCCCTCCGGCTGGTCGCCGCGCATGAGGATCCCGGTCCGCTCCCGCACCGTGCGGTAGAAGTCCTCCAGGAGGAGCCGCTTGCCGTCCCGCGTCGACGCCCAGGCCGCGAAGTCCGGCTCCGAGGTCACGAAGCCGCGGCTCGGGAGCACCCGGAGGCCGCGCTCACGGACGAAGCGCCGAGCCGTCCACGAGGTCGGGTCGATCACCTCGAGGTCGGCGCCGAACTCGACGACCTCCTCGTAGCGGTCGACCTGGTGGAACTCCGCCCGGTCGCCGAGTTCCGCCGCACGATGTCGGATGGCCGAGAGGAAGATGTGCGCCTTCGCCCGGTGCATCGGTCGCTTCGTGAAGGTGGACCTCGATTCGATGAGCAGGATCGGTCCGCCGTCGTCGAACGCCGGACCGAGCTGGCCGGTGAGGATCCATCGCCGACGAGGAGTCGCGTCAGCGTCGTGCTCGGTGCTTCGCCGACCGGTGGTGTCCATCGCCTCAGCGTACGTGGGGCGACGGACACCACCGGGGGCTTGCTCAGCCTGGTCCGATACTGCTCGGTTCTGTTCGGCTCGTGACCTATCGGCTCACAGCGCTCAGAGTGTGGCGGCGAACGGGTCCCAGTCCTCGGCGACGAGCGGAACCGGCGCGACCCGGCTCGCCACGTCGACGGTCTGGCCGGACACCACGGACTCGTCGATCGAGACGAGCGTGTCGAGCACGTGGTAGCCGAGGGCGCCCGAGGCGAGCGGCGTGCCGCCGGAACGGATCGCCCGGGCGAGGTCGAGGACCCCGGTCCCGCGGCCGGCGAGGACACCCTCGGTCGGCACGACCTCCCACTCCGGGTCCTGCTGCATCCGCTCGATGGGCGCCGCACGGGTGATCCGCACCTCGCCCGTGAACATGTTCGGGTCGGGGATCACGAGCGTCCCCTCGGTGCCGGTGATCTCGACGACGCCCATCTTCGCGAGCGGCGACTCGAAGCTGAAGACGCTCTGGCTCACGCCGCCTTCCACGAAGCGGGCGATGGCGCTCACGTGCGTCGGCACCTCGACGGCGAACTCGGTGCCGACGCGGTCGCCCTGCTGGATCGTCCGCGTCGCACGCCCGCGGGAGCCGGCCGCCGACACCGAGGCGACCGAACCGAACACCTGCACGAGCGTCGTCAGGTAGTACGGCCCCATGTCGAAGAGCGGCCCGCCACCCTTCGCGAACAGGAACTCCGGGTTCGGGTGGAAGATGTCCGGCCCGGCGTACTGCATGACGGTCTGGGCGGTGAGCGGCCGACCGATGTCGCCGCGGGTGATGGCGCGACGCGCGGACTGGACGCCCGGGCCGAGCACCGTGTCCGGCGCGATGCCGACGAGGAGTCCTGCGGCGTCGGCCTGCTCGAGGAGCGCGAGCCCGCTCGCACGGTCGACGCTGATCGGCTTCTCCGTCCACACGTGCTTCCCGGCGGCGAGCACCTGCGACGCGACCTGTGCGTGGACGGCGGGGATCGTGAGGTTCACGACGAGCTCGACGTCCGGGTGCGCGAGGACGTCGTCGGCGGTCCCCCACTCGCCGACGCCCCACTTCTCGGCCTGGGCCTTCGCGCGGTCGACGTCGAGGTCGCCGAGGATCACGACGCGGACGTCGGGGAACGAGGTGAGGTGCTCGAGGTAGGTGTCGCTGATCATGCCGGTGCCGATGAACCCGACACCGACCGGGCCGCTGCCCTGCGGTGCGCGCGCCGTCGCGCCCTGCGCTGCCGCGGCCGCCGTGCCGTGCGCTGCCGCGGCCATCAGCGGACCACCGCTTCGGTCGAGACGAGCTGCTCGGCGACGAGCGCGTCGACGCTCGCCTGGATGCCGTCGAAGATGTCGCCGGCACCGTAGTGGTCGAACTCGATGATCGCGAAGCGTGCCGAGGGGGCCGCTGCGATGGACTCGCGCAGCGGGACCTCGCCCTGCCCGAACGGTCGCTGGTCGAGACTCGTCGGCACGAAGGGTGCGGCGCCCGGTGCGAACGGGTCGGCGGGCAGCAGGCCGTCCTTGACGTGGAGCGCCTGCACGCGGTCGCCGAGGCGGCCGAGCAGCGCGGGGACGTCCTGACCGGCGGTCGCCGCCCAGAACAGGTCGACCTCGAGCGCGACGTCGTCACGCAGCTGATCGGCGAAGACCTCGAACGCGCTGCGTCCGCCGAACGATGCGACGAACTCCTGGGAATGGTTGTGGTAGCCGACGCGGAGGCCGTGGTCGGCGGCGCGCTCCGCTGCGGCGTTCAGGCGGGACGCCGTGTCGGCGACGGCGGCTTCGTCGAGCCAGCGGTCGGGGCTCACGAAGGAGTCGATGACGATCTCGAGGCCGAGTGTGGTCGCGGCGGCGAAGACGTCCTCCTGTGAGGCGACCGGCATGACCTGGTCGCCGAAGCGGATCTCGTCGGAGAGGAGGGTCGCGTGCCCGGTGCGGGCGGCGAGACCGTGGCGGTCGAAGGCCTCACGGAGTTCGGGCGCACGGGAGACGAAGTCGAACGCCTCGACCTCGCGCAGGCCCATGCCGGCGAGCCGGGCGAGTGCGTCGTCGAGGCCCTGGTCGAGGTGCTCCTTGATGCTGTAGAGCTGCACGGAGAGCGCTGGTGCGGTCATGGTGTTGTCGTCCGTTCTGACGCCGTCGTTGGCATCGCTGGTGGTGGAGTGGAGCTGGTGATCGGGGTGCGGGAGGCTGTGACCTGGTTCACCCACGGGTCGCGATCGATCCGGTGATGGTCCCGTCGGCGTTCCGGGTCATGCGGTGTCGGACCGGCAGGATCGTCAGCGCGCCGAGCACGGCGATGACACCGGCGCCCCAGAACAGGGCCGTGTAGTTGTTGCCGACCGCGCCGAGTCCGAGGAGGAACGCGCCCACCGCGCCGGCGAGCGACTGCGGCAGGGCGTTCGCGATGTTGAGGACGCCGAGGTCCTTCGCTGCGTCGTCGGGGTTCGGCAGGACGTCCACGACGAGGGCGGTGTCGACCGCGACGTACACGCCGTACGCCGCTCCCATGATCGCCTCGACGACGTAGAACATGGGCACCGTCGTGGTGTGGGCGAGCAGGATGAGTCCGACCGCGAACACCGCCGTCGACCCGATGACGAACACCTTGCGGTTGAGCATCCGGTCCGACAGCCAGCCGCCGAACTTCGCGGTGATGACGAGCGCGATCGTGTAGATCAGCACACCCATGGTCAGGGTGTCGACCGCGCCCTGCTGCGACAGCCCGACCTCCTCCTGCAGGAAGAACAGGCGGAACGCGACGAAGAGGAACGAGGCGAGCGTCAGGAGGAACCGCGAGAGCCAGACCCAGCCGAAGTCGGGGTGCTTGAGCGGGTTCACCCAGAAGGTGAAGAGCAGGCCCTTCCACCCGCCGACGTCCGGACGGGTGGTGATCGCGCGGTCGGGCAGGACGAAGCAGTACAGCCACACGGTGATGAGCGCGAAGACGGCCGGAGCGACGAAGAGCAGCAGCATGTCGGTGACGAACCAGCTGGCCACGAACGCCGCCGCGAGGATGCCGACGTTCTGCATGACTCCGACGTTCGCGGAGACGCTCCCCCGCTGCTCCGGCGGGACCTGGTCGGCGATCGTCGCGAGGAGCGGGCCGAGGATGGCGTTGCCGGTCAGCTGGGCGAGGCACCACCCGGCGATGAGGACCGGGACGTTCGGTGCGAGGGCGACGATGGTGAGCGAGGCGACGAAGCCGATGGCGCCGAGGAACATCCACGGGCGACGGCGACCGAAGCGAGAGAGCGTGAGGTCGGAGAGTCGGCCGATCACCGGGTTCGCGACGAGGGCGAACAGGGCGGCGATGGAGAGGACGTTGCCGTTGACGACCGCCGCCTGATCCCCCGGGACGAGCTGCTGCGTCTTGAGGGCGAGGCTGACGGTGACCGGGGCGAGCAAGGCCACGAACAGACCGAATTGGGCGAGCGCCATGGTGGTGACGACCCGTTTCGACGCCCGTTCCGTCGGTCCCGACGGGCCGGTGACGAGGCTGACGTAGGGGCCGCTCGAGGCACGCTGACCGGTGGGCTTGGGGCGGCGGGGTGGGTTGGACATCCGAGTTCCTCTCAACGCTGAGCTGCGGACCGGCTCTGGCCCGCGGGTGGTGCTGT from Plantibacter flavus includes these protein-coding regions:
- a CDS encoding GNAT family N-acetyltransferase, encoding MTEIRAYRPSDRAAVAAICTRTGDSGADATGQFSTDDLLPDIYALPYVEHEPELALLVDAGSGPIGYILGTADTTAFDRWFIERWWPTVEGKYAAAAASGAASEGERGIVRSATDRGGLAPELLAQYPAHLHIDLLPETQGMGVGRRLIDAFCELLAERGVPGVHLGVGVSNTGAQQFYQRTGFTRVEGGPGAHWYAKTL
- a CDS encoding aminoglycoside phosphotransferase family protein translates to MTWRPGGIEAAVEQWRLVPDGELIVTPSSRLLPVTHHGRPAMLKVPLVEEEALGGQLLAAWGGGGCAAVFAGDDHAIVLERATGGRDLASLTRAGDDLGAVAILCSVLDTLHTAIPTPAQIDAGGVIAELPTLRRWFRELLADDASTLGTLLGDPASAAFLERGRELAGRLLDTTTPADVVVLHGDLHHMNVLEFAPGDWRAIDPKGIVGHRAFDATALFSNPDPATARNPRLFAERVDVVRRSLGLPRTVLLEWVVARSALSAVWSLQDGLLDDARATIEIGRLAEDGLR
- a CDS encoding helicase HerA-like domain-containing protein; protein product: MTPSDAASDPQIAALQAAAAQAQAELEAAQAQAALAAAKVKAAEAAAALAGAGITASGGATVAAGSGSASDAAAAEAPADVRADVPTDDAVDGDASSTAPSTDDLSADTIGPGPLGLDDVLKIRDGYVVHGPALEMGALVNGEPVPAVQVRIPLSVMNRHGLVAGATGTGKTRTLQGLVEQLSAAGVPVFAADIKGDLSGIATPGESNEKLLDRTRGIGQDWTPAATPTEYFALGGVGKGVPVRATIAAFGPLLLSKVLGLNATQESSLGLVFHYADQAGLPLLDLSDLRAVLTYLASDEGKGELQELGGLSGATVGVILRELITFADQGADVFFGEPEIDTADFIRLDPTGKGIVSLLEVPGVQNQPALYSTFLMWLLADLFNTLPEVGDPEKPKLVFFFDEAHLLFRDASKDFLAQITQTVRLIRSKGVGIFFVTQTPKDVPGEVLAQLGSRVQHALRAFTPDDAKALKATVSTYPTSGYELGEVLTSLGTGEAVVTVMNEKGAPSPVAWTRLRAPQGLMSPSADTAIDAAIAASPLLARYGTPVDRESAREILTAKLEEANQAALAAEAELERQRIAAELAKQQAAADKAQAAAQKKADAEYERLLRKTAGTTRRTSTRSSSTSSKSPLEEILGSKATRSILTGVVEGIFGTRRRR
- a CDS encoding cryptochrome/photolyase family protein codes for the protein MDTTGRRSTEHDADATPRRRWILTGQLGPAFDDGGPILLIESRSTFTKRPMHRAKAHIFLSAIRHRAAELGDRAEFHQVDRYEEVVEFGADLEVIDPTSWTARRFVRERGLRVLPSRGFVTSEPDFAAWASTRDGKRLLLEDFYRTVRERTGILMRGDQPEGGRWNYDHDNRNPPPKGAARLGLPEPLWPDEDDIDAQVREDLDRWQRDGLVQLVGDDGPRRFAATAAEAEAALADFIETRLGDFGPFEDAMLGGDWTMAHSLLSAPLNLGLLDPRDAVETVVAEYHAGRAPLSSVEGFTRQIIGWRDYVWHLYWHLGEPYRTSHNALGAHEPLPRQFRELDAAAIQSNCLRETIDGMRRHGWAHHIQRLMVLGNWAMQHGYDPVALNDWFIDMFVDGTPWVMPANVIGMSQHADGGIVATKPYASGGAYIDKMSDYCGGCVFDPKVRLGEDACPFTAGYWAFLDRVEPRIRHNTRMAQPLAGMRRLSDLRAVVDQERTREQW
- a CDS encoding Gfo/Idh/MocA family protein; this encodes MAAAAHGTAAAAAQGATARAPQGSGPVGVGFIGTGMISDTYLEHLTSFPDVRVVILGDLDVDRAKAQAEKWGVGEWGTADDVLAHPDVELVVNLTIPAVHAQVASQVLAAGKHVWTEKPISVDRASGLALLEQADAAGLLVGIAPDTVLGPGVQSARRAITRGDIGRPLTAQTVMQYAGPDIFHPNPEFLFAKGGGPLFDMGPYYLTTLVQVFGSVASVSAAGSRGRATRTIQQGDRVGTEFAVEVPTHVSAIARFVEGGVSQSVFSFESPLAKMGVVEITGTEGTLVIPDPNMFTGEVRITRAAPIERMQQDPEWEVVPTEGVLAGRGTGVLDLARAIRSGGTPLASGALGYHVLDTLVSIDESVVSGQTVDVASRVAPVPLVAEDWDPFAATL
- a CDS encoding sugar phosphate isomerase/epimerase family protein, which gives rise to MTAPALSVQLYSIKEHLDQGLDDALARLAGMGLREVEAFDFVSRAPELREAFDRHGLAARTGHATLLSDEIRFGDQVMPVASQEDVFAAATTLGLEIVIDSFVSPDRWLDEAAVADTASRLNAAAERAADHGLRVGYHNHSQEFVASFGGRSAFEVFADQLRDDVALEVDLFWAATAGQDVPALLGRLGDRVQALHVKDGLLPADPFAPGAAPFVPTSLDQRPFGQGEVPLRESIAAAPSARFAIIEFDHYGAGDIFDGIQASVDALVAEQLVSTEAVVR
- a CDS encoding MFS transporter; translated protein: MSNPPRRPKPTGQRASSGPYVSLVTGPSGPTERASKRVVTTMALAQFGLFVALLAPVTVSLALKTQQLVPGDQAAVVNGNVLSIAALFALVANPVIGRLSDLTLSRFGRRRPWMFLGAIGFVASLTIVALAPNVPVLIAGWCLAQLTGNAILGPLLATIADQVPPEQRGSVSANVGVMQNVGILAAAFVASWFVTDMLLLFVAPAVFALITVWLYCFVLPDRAITTRPDVGGWKGLLFTFWVNPLKHPDFGWVWLSRFLLTLASFLFVAFRLFFLQEEVGLSQQGAVDTLTMGVLIYTIALVITAKFGGWLSDRMLNRKVFVIGSTAVFAVGLILLAHTTTVPMFYVVEAIMGAAYGVYVAVDTALVVDVLPNPDDAAKDLGVLNIANALPQSLAGAVGAFLLGLGAVGNNYTALFWGAGVIAVLGALTILPVRHRMTRNADGTITGSIATRG